In Mycolicibacterium alvei, a single window of DNA contains:
- a CDS encoding fatty acyl-AMP ligase: MNSGTQVQYDAPAGLLRIEDCLDADGGIELPPGTTLISLIERNIAHVGDLVAYRYLDYSRAEEEVFELTWTQLGVRLRAVAALLQRVAARGDRVAILAPQGLDYVVGFFAAIKAGNIAVPLFAPELQGHAERLETALLDSRPTTVLTTAAAADAVTAFLAKLPDTVRPEVVVIDEVPDSVGGSFTPLVVDPDDVSHLQYTSGSTRPPVGVEITHRAVGTNLLQMILSIDLLNRNTHGLSWLPLYHDMGLSMIGFPAVYGGHSTLMSPTAFIRRPQRWVRAMSEASKHGRVITAAPNFAYEWTAQRGVPAAGEDIDLSNVVLIIGSEPVIPEVITAFNEAFAPYGLPPTAFKPSYGIAEATLLITTIAPAEQPSVVYFDREQLAVGRAVSVSAHAEGAIAHVSCGHPARSLWAVIVNPATADGRFEEVPDGVVGEIWLHGNNIGRGYWGRPEETRKVFGVSLHSRLVSGSHADGLAEDATWLRTGDLGVYFEGQFYVTGRMADLVQIDGRSHYPQDIEATVAEASSLVRRGYVTAFTVNSDPGADGDGAGLVVIAERAGGTNRADPDEASDAIRTAVAARHGLTIVDLRFLPAGAIPRTTSGKLARVACRGEYLEGTLGVR; encoded by the coding sequence ATGAACAGCGGCACCCAGGTTCAATACGACGCTCCGGCGGGCCTGCTCCGCATCGAGGACTGCCTCGATGCGGACGGCGGCATCGAGCTGCCGCCGGGCACCACGTTGATCTCGCTCATCGAGCGCAACATTGCCCACGTCGGTGACCTGGTCGCCTACCGCTACCTGGATTACAGCCGCGCCGAGGAAGAGGTCTTCGAGCTGACCTGGACGCAGCTGGGAGTTCGGCTGCGGGCCGTCGCAGCGCTGCTGCAGCGGGTTGCCGCGCGCGGTGATCGCGTCGCCATCCTCGCCCCGCAGGGGCTTGACTATGTCGTCGGCTTCTTCGCCGCGATCAAGGCCGGCAACATCGCGGTGCCGCTGTTCGCGCCGGAATTGCAGGGTCACGCCGAACGACTGGAAACTGCGCTGCTCGATTCCCGTCCGACCACGGTGCTCACCACCGCAGCCGCCGCCGACGCCGTGACGGCGTTCCTCGCGAAGTTGCCGGACACCGTGCGCCCCGAGGTGGTGGTCATCGACGAGGTACCCGATTCGGTGGGGGGCAGCTTCACCCCCCTCGTGGTCGACCCCGACGACGTCTCCCACCTGCAGTACACCTCGGGTTCGACGCGCCCACCCGTCGGCGTGGAGATCACCCACCGTGCGGTCGGCACCAACCTGCTGCAGATGATCCTGTCCATCGACCTGCTGAACCGAAACACCCACGGACTCAGCTGGTTACCGCTCTACCACGACATGGGCCTGTCCATGATCGGGTTCCCCGCGGTGTACGGCGGGCACTCGACCCTGATGTCGCCGACCGCGTTCATTCGTCGCCCGCAGCGCTGGGTCCGGGCGATGTCGGAGGCATCGAAGCACGGCCGGGTCATCACCGCCGCGCCGAACTTCGCCTATGAGTGGACGGCCCAGCGCGGAGTGCCCGCCGCGGGGGAGGACATCGATCTGAGCAATGTGGTGCTCATCATCGGATCGGAACCCGTGATCCCCGAGGTGATAACGGCATTCAACGAGGCGTTCGCGCCGTACGGACTACCGCCCACCGCGTTCAAGCCGTCCTACGGCATTGCCGAGGCGACACTGCTGATCACCACGATTGCCCCGGCTGAACAGCCATCGGTGGTCTACTTCGACCGCGAGCAGCTCGCGGTCGGGCGGGCGGTCAGCGTCAGCGCCCACGCTGAAGGTGCGATCGCACACGTGTCCTGTGGCCATCCAGCGCGCAGCCTGTGGGCGGTGATCGTCAACCCGGCGACTGCCGACGGTCGCTTCGAGGAGGTGCCCGACGGCGTGGTCGGGGAGATCTGGTTGCACGGCAACAACATCGGTCGGGGTTACTGGGGCCGACCGGAGGAGACACGCAAGGTGTTCGGCGTGTCGCTGCACTCGCGCCTTGTCTCTGGCAGTCACGCCGACGGGCTTGCCGAGGACGCCACCTGGCTGCGCACCGGCGATCTCGGGGTGTACTTTGAGGGGCAGTTCTATGTGACCGGGCGGATGGCTGACCTCGTGCAGATCGACGGTCGCAGCCACTACCCGCAGGACATCGAGGCCACCGTGGCAGAGGCCTCCTCGCTGGTCCGACGTGGCTATGTCACCGCGTTCACCGTGAACTCCGATCCCGGTGCGGATGGTGACGGCGCCGGGCTGGTGGTCATCGCCGAACGTGCGGGCGGCACCAACCGCGCTGACCCCGATGAGGCGAGCGATGCCATCCGAACCGCAGTGGCCGCCCGGCACGGCTTGACCATCGTGGATCTACGTTTCCTTCCGGCCGGAGCGATCCCGCGGACCACCAGCGGCAAGCTGGCCCGGGTCGCTTGTCGCGGTGAGTATCTGGAGGGCACGTTGGGCGTGCGGTGA
- a CDS encoding MOSC domain-containing protein — MAQVLTVNVAHPRPNTAEGRAVTGIDKRPVDGAVAVRAPGPMHGGLGSGLVGDTIGDQQFHGGDDQAVYAYAREDLDGWQTELDREIANGVFGENLTTAGIDVTDAVIGERWRVGSDGLELEVSRPRIPCRTFANWLQLNGWVKTFTRAAIPGAYLRLVTPGSVSAGDEIVVTDRPDHAITVGFVFRALTLEPQHLPAILQAPALPEPLRELAERRTASG, encoded by the coding sequence ATGGCGCAGGTACTGACGGTCAACGTGGCTCATCCACGACCCAACACCGCCGAGGGGCGTGCCGTCACCGGCATCGACAAGCGTCCCGTCGACGGGGCGGTCGCGGTACGTGCACCGGGCCCGATGCACGGCGGGCTCGGTAGCGGCCTGGTCGGCGACACGATCGGCGACCAACAGTTCCACGGCGGCGACGATCAGGCGGTGTACGCCTACGCACGCGAAGATCTCGACGGCTGGCAGACCGAGTTGGACCGTGAGATCGCCAATGGCGTGTTCGGCGAGAACCTGACAACGGCGGGCATCGATGTCACCGACGCCGTCATCGGCGAGCGGTGGCGGGTCGGTTCCGACGGGCTCGAGCTCGAGGTGTCCCGGCCGCGTATCCCCTGCCGGACGTTCGCCAACTGGTTGCAGCTCAACGGGTGGGTAAAAACCTTTACCAGGGCGGCGATTCCGGGTGCGTATCTGCGACTGGTGACACCTGGATCGGTATCTGCCGGCGACGAGATCGTGGTGACCGATCGACCCGACCATGCCATCACCGTCGGGTTCGTGTTCCGGGCACTGACCCTGGAGCCACAGCATCTGCCCGCCATCCTGCAGGCGCCCGCCCTTCCGGAACCCCTGCGGGAACTCGCCGAACGCCGCACCGCCTCCGGCTGA
- a CDS encoding CPBP family intramembrane glutamic endopeptidase gives MIAHRWGLGAFVVVEAVYLLTSVAFGFFAPPGPPPAWLITLAIGVPTLVAAALAVAIAKWRGNGARIDFRWQWSWRAFGLGLAFGIGGLFIALPAALLYQSIVGPDATSAVGGVYEGVRTGWPLAVTVLLLVAFIAPICEEVVYRGLLWGALEQRWGRIVAVIVSTLVFALAHLEPQRAPLLLVVAIPIALARLYSGSLWGGIIAHQLTNLLPGMVMMFGLLGMMPAH, from the coding sequence GTGATCGCACATCGCTGGGGCCTCGGCGCCTTCGTCGTCGTCGAGGCCGTCTATCTGCTCACCTCGGTCGCATTCGGTTTTTTCGCGCCGCCGGGCCCGCCGCCGGCCTGGTTGATCACCCTGGCGATCGGGGTGCCCACCCTTGTCGCCGCGGCGCTGGCCGTCGCCATCGCGAAATGGCGCGGCAACGGTGCCCGCATCGACTTTCGATGGCAATGGTCCTGGCGTGCATTCGGTCTCGGCTTGGCATTCGGTATCGGCGGACTGTTCATCGCCCTGCCGGCCGCGTTGCTGTACCAGTCGATCGTCGGACCCGACGCGACCTCCGCGGTCGGCGGGGTCTACGAAGGCGTTCGGACCGGGTGGCCACTGGCGGTGACCGTCCTGCTCCTCGTCGCGTTCATCGCACCCATCTGCGAAGAGGTGGTGTACCGCGGACTGCTGTGGGGTGCGCTCGAGCAACGCTGGGGACGCATCGTCGCGGTGATCGTGTCCACCCTGGTATTTGCCCTGGCCCACCTGGAACCGCAGCGGGCTCCGCTGCTGCTGGTGGTCGCCATCCCAATTGCATTGGCGCGGCTGTACTCCGGAAGTCTGTGGGGCGGCATCATCGCCCACCAGCTGACCAACCTGCTGCCCGGCATGGTGATGATGTTCGGACTGTTGGGAATGATGCCGGCCCATTGA
- a CDS encoding class I adenylate-forming enzyme family protein, translating to MTPSPLTIPALLQHSVSEFGESTYLVTPTDRLTYLEAEQRSAHLARWLLHEGVGKGSRVGLFFPNGAEWVTWWLAISRIGAVAVPLSTLYTPAEIAKVLRLADIGLLIAPGTVLNIDVAERLEAALPELAGHSTRRLVLRAAPYLRRIALIGDISRPWASRACDETTTDEVPVEVLAAAEAEVSPADLAIMVHTSGSTADPKGVLHTHGTLVRQTSTWPAAIRAITGSQDSSRVLCAMPFFWIGGLLAVTGALHEPVTLVAMPKLDPETALNLAERERITGIVGWPAFTQKMRDHPSFADRDLSTAPMLRDGPLDIAMTDVPDGFPVHRTMSETAGGFVFTDMAIVDEHGCPVPSGDTGELLVRGIGVMAGYNKRERSETFDADGWYHTGDKVYRRDGDPRLFYVGRTTDLIKAAGANVSPLEVEAVIAASADVAQCVVVGIDDPQRGEEVCAVVVPTADLDLAALAAHTREQLSAYKVPTRWVLTDSERIPTLASGKFDRKTLRQLIVDGEIETVRPDGTLSFGSK from the coding sequence GTGACGCCATCCCCGCTGACCATCCCCGCTCTGCTGCAGCACAGCGTTTCCGAGTTCGGTGAGTCCACCTACCTGGTCACCCCCACCGACCGGCTCACCTACCTCGAGGCCGAACAACGGTCCGCGCACCTGGCGCGCTGGCTGTTGCACGAAGGGGTGGGCAAGGGCAGTCGCGTGGGCTTGTTCTTCCCCAACGGCGCCGAGTGGGTGACCTGGTGGCTGGCAATATCACGAATCGGGGCGGTGGCGGTGCCGCTGAGTACGCTGTACACCCCGGCCGAGATCGCAAAGGTGTTGCGCCTGGCCGATATCGGACTGCTCATCGCCCCCGGCACGGTGCTGAACATCGATGTCGCCGAACGGCTGGAAGCGGCACTGCCCGAACTGGCCGGCCACTCCACGCGCCGACTGGTCCTTCGCGCCGCCCCTTATCTGCGCCGCATCGCGCTGATCGGTGACATCTCCCGCCCTTGGGCGTCACGTGCGTGCGATGAGACGACGACCGACGAGGTGCCGGTCGAAGTCCTGGCCGCCGCGGAAGCCGAGGTCTCCCCCGCCGACCTCGCCATCATGGTGCACACCTCTGGATCCACCGCCGATCCCAAAGGTGTCCTGCACACCCACGGCACGCTGGTGCGCCAGACGTCGACCTGGCCCGCCGCCATCCGGGCGATCACCGGGTCGCAGGACTCGTCCCGGGTCCTGTGTGCCATGCCGTTCTTCTGGATCGGCGGACTGCTCGCGGTCACCGGGGCACTGCACGAACCCGTCACCCTGGTGGCCATGCCGAAACTCGATCCGGAAACCGCACTGAATCTGGCCGAGCGGGAACGGATCACCGGGATCGTGGGTTGGCCCGCCTTCACCCAGAAGATGCGCGACCATCCGTCGTTCGCCGACCGCGACCTGAGCACAGCACCGATGCTGCGCGACGGCCCGCTGGACATCGCCATGACCGACGTACCCGACGGATTTCCGGTGCACCGCACCATGTCTGAGACCGCGGGCGGATTCGTGTTCACCGACATGGCCATCGTCGACGAGCACGGTTGCCCGGTCCCGTCCGGGGACACCGGCGAACTCCTGGTTCGCGGTATCGGGGTGATGGCCGGTTACAACAAGCGGGAGCGGTCGGAGACCTTCGACGCCGACGGCTGGTACCACACCGGCGACAAGGTATACCGGCGCGACGGCGATCCCCGACTGTTCTACGTCGGGCGCACCACTGACCTGATCAAGGCCGCCGGGGCCAACGTCTCCCCGCTGGAGGTCGAGGCCGTCATCGCCGCGTCCGCCGACGTGGCGCAATGTGTGGTCGTCGGCATCGACGATCCTCAGCGCGGCGAGGAGGTCTGTGCGGTCGTGGTACCCACCGCGGACCTCGACCTGGCGGCACTGGCCGCCCACACCCGGGAACAGTTGTCTGCCTACAAGGTGCCCACCCGCTGGGTGCTGACCGACAGCGAACGGATCCCCACCCTTGCCAGCGGAAAGTTCGACCGGAAAACCCTGCGGCAGTTGATCGTCGACGGAGAGATCGAGACGGTGCGACCGGACGGCACGCTCAGCTTCGGATCGAAGTGA
- the cynS gene encoding cyanase yields MSRDEITAAIVEARLTKGLTWQQLADAIDKPVVWTVSALLGQHPVPAESGKIIADMLGLDDSVIPVLAGVPMRGGLPTAVPTDPTIYRFYEALQVYGGALKEVIHEQFGDGIMSAINFSVDIQRKSHPAGDRVVVTFDGKFLPYDWTAAEKVVRC; encoded by the coding sequence ATGAGCAGAGACGAGATCACCGCCGCTATCGTGGAAGCCCGCCTGACCAAGGGTCTGACGTGGCAGCAGTTGGCCGACGCCATCGACAAACCTGTGGTGTGGACGGTGTCGGCATTGCTCGGACAGCACCCGGTTCCGGCCGAGTCCGGCAAGATCATCGCGGACATGCTGGGGTTGGACGATTCGGTGATCCCGGTGCTGGCCGGGGTGCCGATGCGCGGCGGTTTACCGACGGCGGTTCCTACCGATCCCACCATCTACCGGTTCTACGAGGCACTTCAGGTGTACGGAGGGGCGCTCAAGGAAGTCATCCACGAGCAGTTCGGTGACGGCATCATGAGCGCCATCAACTTCAGCGTCGACATCCAGCGCAAATCGCACCCCGCCGGGGACCGCGTGGTGGTGACTTTCGACGGCAAGTTCTTGCCCTACGACTGGACCGCGGCCGAAAAAGTGGTTCGCTGCTGA
- a CDS encoding SRPBCC family protein yields the protein MTEASTVRVRRLMPAAPDVVFDQWLDPEALREWMCPRPVYCVEVAVEPRVGGLVRFDIDDSGASVLITGQFLTIDRPRVLRFTWSNSNWTDPTVVSIVNVEFEPAGDGQTMMSIEHSLLPPEEFDNFHSGWTLTFEQLGDLIESAAT from the coding sequence ATGACCGAGGCGTCGACGGTCCGCGTGCGACGGCTGATGCCCGCGGCTCCCGATGTGGTGTTCGACCAATGGCTCGACCCCGAGGCGCTGCGTGAGTGGATGTGCCCGCGACCGGTGTACTGCGTCGAGGTTGCGGTCGAACCCCGGGTCGGTGGGCTGGTGCGGTTCGACATCGACGATTCCGGCGCGAGCGTGCTGATCACCGGACAGTTCCTGACGATCGACCGGCCCCGGGTGCTGCGGTTCACCTGGAGCAACTCGAACTGGACCGATCCGACCGTGGTCAGCATCGTCAACGTCGAATTCGAGCCTGCCGGGGACGGGCAGACGATGATGTCGATCGAGCATTCCCTTTTACCGCCAGAGGAATTCGACAACTTCCACAGCGGGTGGACCCTCACATTCGAGCAGTTGGGAGACCTCATCGAAAGTGCCGCAACCTAG
- the tenA gene encoding thiaminase II, protein MHPDEHPRSWSAQLWEPIEPTFTAILTHPFLTGLTDGSLDDAAFAHYVAQDVHYLRDYARALAIVAAKAPDLADTAMFSRHAAEVFDVELGLHSELLPELGLDVEMLNATPVAPTTRAYTSYLLAAAYGGTFAEGLAAVLPCYWIYARVGAALLERGSPDRRYQRWIDSYGGDEFAATVAEVLDLTNRVGPTLGGADEAAARAHFEVTARYEWMFFDAAHRREQWPI, encoded by the coding sequence ATGCACCCCGACGAACATCCGCGATCCTGGTCGGCCCAACTCTGGGAGCCGATCGAACCGACGTTCACCGCGATCCTCACGCACCCGTTCCTGACCGGCCTGACCGACGGCAGCCTCGACGACGCGGCGTTCGCCCATTACGTGGCACAGGACGTCCACTACCTGCGCGACTACGCCCGTGCCTTGGCCATCGTCGCCGCCAAGGCCCCCGATCTTGCCGACACCGCGATGTTCTCCCGGCATGCCGCGGAGGTCTTCGATGTCGAATTGGGTCTGCACAGCGAACTGCTCCCAGAGCTGGGGCTGGATGTCGAGATGCTGAACGCGACGCCCGTCGCGCCGACCACACGCGCCTACACGAGCTATCTACTGGCCGCTGCCTACGGCGGCACGTTCGCCGAAGGCCTGGCGGCGGTACTTCCGTGTTACTGGATCTACGCCCGGGTCGGGGCGGCGCTACTGGAACGCGGATCGCCGGATCGGCGTTATCAGCGGTGGATCGACAGCTACGGCGGCGACGAGTTCGCCGCCACGGTTGCCGAAGTACTCGACCTGACGAATCGAGTCGGACCGACACTGGGCGGGGCGGACGAGGCCGCCGCACGAGCCCATTTCGAGGTCACGGCGAGATACGAATGGATGTTCTTCGACGCGGCCCATCGCCGCGAGCAGTGGCCGATCTGA
- a CDS encoding DUF899 domain-containing protein, whose translation MKTPPIVPAADWQAALDEMLVKEKEFTHARDRLAALRRRMPWTPVDKDYEFEGPESAATLLDLFAGRRQLIVYRAFLDPGVHGWPEHGCVGCSLMADHIGNLAHLNARDTTLVYVSRGAQADIARIKARMGWSHPWYTMVPRAGTAFDVDFGVDEWHGTNAFIRDGDQIFRTYFIDNRGDEAFVNTWNFLDMTALGRQETWEDSPAGYPQVSPYEWWSWHDAYPEPREHCAACGSH comes from the coding sequence ATGAAGACCCCACCGATCGTGCCGGCCGCCGACTGGCAGGCCGCACTCGACGAAATGCTGGTCAAGGAAAAGGAATTCACCCACGCACGGGACCGGCTCGCGGCACTACGCCGGCGCATGCCGTGGACGCCGGTGGACAAGGACTACGAGTTCGAAGGCCCGGAAAGCGCAGCGACCCTGCTCGACCTGTTCGCCGGGCGTCGACAGCTGATCGTGTACCGCGCCTTCCTCGACCCAGGCGTGCACGGCTGGCCGGAGCACGGTTGTGTCGGCTGTTCGCTGATGGCCGACCACATCGGCAACCTGGCCCATCTCAACGCCCGCGACACCACGCTCGTCTACGTGTCGCGCGGCGCGCAGGCCGACATCGCCCGGATCAAGGCCCGCATGGGGTGGAGCCATCCCTGGTACACCATGGTCCCTCGGGCCGGCACGGCGTTCGATGTGGACTTCGGGGTCGACGAATGGCACGGCACCAACGCGTTCATCCGCGACGGAGACCAGATATTCCGGACCTATTTCATCGACAACCGCGGCGACGAAGCCTTCGTCAACACCTGGAACTTCCTGGACATGACCGCGCTCGGCCGCCAGGAGACCTGGGAGGACTCCCCAGCGGGCTACCCGCAGGTCTCGCCCTACGAGTGGTGGTCCTGGCATGACGCCTACCCCGAGCCGCGCGAGCACTGTGCCGCCTGCGGAAGCCACTGA
- the ripD gene encoding NlpC/P60 family peptidoglycan-binding protein RipD, protein MRRTFALLLSLAFLVAAPGLAGAAPIERPTGNQKFIDIVIARAMSQRGVPFSYGGGDVNGPTRGVARGLPALTPAAPPLAGGLTPGLSTPTVAAPAAPVLTPGLGVTPDPSANVVGFDASGLIVYAFGGVGVKMPRSSGEQYKVGQKVLPAQALPGDLIFYGPEGTQSVALYLGNNQMIQGTDPAVAVTPVRGEGMTPYLVRIIA, encoded by the coding sequence ATGAGACGTACCTTTGCCCTGCTGTTGAGTCTGGCATTTCTGGTAGCGGCTCCCGGACTGGCCGGCGCCGCACCGATCGAACGCCCGACCGGCAACCAGAAATTTATCGACATTGTGATCGCGCGCGCGATGTCGCAGCGCGGTGTGCCCTTCAGCTACGGAGGCGGGGACGTCAACGGGCCGACACGTGGCGTCGCCCGCGGCCTCCCGGCCCTGACTCCGGCGGCACCGCCGCTCGCGGGCGGCCTGACTCCGGGATTGTCGACCCCCACGGTGGCCGCTCCGGCGGCCCCGGTCCTGACTCCGGGTCTCGGCGTCACGCCGGATCCCTCGGCGAATGTGGTCGGATTCGATGCCTCCGGACTGATCGTCTATGCGTTCGGCGGAGTCGGGGTGAAGATGCCGCGGTCCTCCGGCGAGCAGTACAAGGTCGGACAGAAGGTGCTGCCCGCCCAGGCACTGCCCGGTGACCTGATTTTCTACGGTCCCGAGGGCACCCAGAGCGTGGCGCTCTACCTCGGCAACAACCAGATGATCCAGGGCACCGATCCCGCGGTTGCGGTCACACCGGTGCGCGGCGAGGGCATGACCCCTTATCTGGTCCGCATCATCGCCTGA
- a CDS encoding aminoglycoside phosphotransferase family protein, translating to MIDLPEAVRVMGRRGPQWQSWVDGLPRTIRDQFDEWDLHADGPALHGHCSIVLPVRTGEGAPAVLKAAFPDDESAHEHLALRRWAGVGAVRLLRADPHRRTMLLERLHHRNLNELWDIEACEIVAQLYGRIHVPALPQLRSLAELISRSSADLARLPRNAPVPHRLVEQAITLGSDLAADTGATGTLIHGDLHYANLLAGDRDPWLVIDPKPINGDPHYEVAPMLWNRWDELAGYVRDGVRRRLSALVDAAGLDFDRARAWVVVRMVHNAMWELTESPEPDPDWLTRCVAIAKAVQD from the coding sequence ATGATCGATCTGCCCGAGGCCGTGCGCGTGATGGGCAGGCGCGGACCGCAGTGGCAATCGTGGGTCGACGGCTTGCCGCGCACGATCCGGGACCAGTTCGACGAATGGGACCTGCACGCCGACGGGCCCGCCCTTCACGGCCACTGCTCGATCGTGCTGCCGGTACGCACCGGCGAGGGCGCGCCCGCAGTCCTGAAGGCCGCCTTCCCCGACGACGAGTCCGCACACGAACACCTCGCGTTGCGACGGTGGGCGGGAGTGGGAGCGGTCCGGTTGCTGCGCGCAGATCCACACCGGCGAACGATGCTGCTGGAACGGCTGCACCACCGAAATCTCAACGAGCTCTGGGATATTGAGGCGTGTGAGATTGTCGCCCAGCTGTACGGCCGGATTCATGTGCCAGCACTGCCGCAGCTGCGTTCGCTCGCCGAACTCATCTCACGGTCGTCGGCGGACCTGGCACGCCTCCCCCGCAACGCCCCGGTTCCGCATCGACTCGTGGAACAGGCGATCACCCTCGGCAGCGATCTGGCGGCCGATACCGGTGCCACCGGAACCCTGATCCACGGCGACCTGCACTACGCGAACCTCCTCGCCGGCGACCGCGACCCCTGGCTGGTGATCGACCCGAAGCCGATCAACGGGGACCCGCATTACGAGGTCGCACCGATGCTGTGGAACCGCTGGGATGAGCTGGCGGGTTACGTTCGCGACGGGGTCCGGCGCCGGTTGTCGGCTCTGGTCGACGCCGCCGGCCTGGATTTCGACCGGGCCCGCGCCTGGGTCGTCGTACGGATGGTGCACAACGCGATGTGGGAGCTGACCGAATCGCCCGAACCCGACCCGGACTGGCTCACCAGATGTGTGGCGATTGCCAAGGCTGTGCAGGACTGA
- a CDS encoding o-succinylbenzoate synthase translates to MQTLIDFDRAPVFAIPTIEPIAGLTVREGMLIEGPQGWGEFSPLPHERALGRWLTAAIEPGTVGWPDPVRGRVPIAVTIPAVDAVRAHEIAAASGCRTAAVEVGVGGLAQDVERVRAVRDGLGAEGVLRCDAKGRWDPDTAVTAIGALDRAVGGLEFIAQPCPTVDELAQVRRRVEVPIAVGESIRESEDPRSLRLSEAADMAVLATGPLGGARRALRVAESCGLPCLVTSTLETTIGLAAGLALAGALPELAFACELGTRGILAGDVVADSRSLVAVDGYLPVAPMPPAPQRDQLERYAVTDPTRLAWWRERLQSAISAS, encoded by the coding sequence GTGCAGACCCTGATCGACTTTGACCGTGCGCCGGTTTTCGCCATCCCGACCATCGAGCCGATCGCTGGGCTCACGGTTCGCGAGGGCATGCTCATCGAGGGGCCGCAGGGCTGGGGGGAGTTCAGCCCGCTGCCGCATGAGCGCGCACTGGGCCGCTGGCTCACGGCGGCCATCGAGCCGGGTACCGTCGGCTGGCCTGACCCGGTCCGCGGACGGGTACCCATCGCGGTCACCATTCCCGCTGTCGACGCCGTACGGGCGCACGAGATCGCCGCCGCATCGGGTTGCCGGACCGCCGCGGTCGAGGTGGGTGTCGGGGGATTGGCCCAGGACGTGGAGCGGGTCCGGGCGGTGCGCGACGGACTCGGCGCGGAGGGCGTCCTCAGGTGTGACGCCAAGGGCCGGTGGGATCCAGACACCGCAGTCACCGCCATCGGTGCCCTCGATCGCGCGGTCGGCGGACTGGAGTTCATCGCGCAGCCCTGCCCTACGGTCGACGAGTTGGCGCAGGTGCGGCGCCGGGTCGAGGTGCCCATCGCGGTCGGCGAGTCGATCCGCGAATCCGAGGACCCGAGGAGCCTGCGGCTCAGCGAGGCGGCCGACATGGCCGTGCTTGCGACCGGACCGTTGGGCGGGGCCCGGCGTGCCCTGCGCGTCGCGGAGTCCTGCGGGTTGCCGTGTCTGGTCACCTCGACGCTGGAGACGACCATCGGACTTGCCGCGGGACTCGCACTGGCGGGCGCGTTACCCGAGTTGGCGTTCGCGTGCGAGTTGGGAACCAGGGGAATTCTCGCCGGCGACGTCGTCGCGGATTCGCGTTCCCTGGTCGCGGTGGATGGCTACCTCCCGGTCGCACCGATGCCCCCGGCGCCGCAGCGCGACCAACTCGAGCGGTACGCGGTGACCGACCCGACCAGGCTGGCCTGGTGGCGCGAGCGCCTGCAGAGTGCCATTTCCGCCTCGTGA
- a CDS encoding ArsR/SmtB family transcription factor, with amino-acid sequence MVEDQVLDRAYSALADPTRRRLLEALREGDARISDLAAPLPMTFAGVSRHVGVLEAAGLVQREIRGREHWVSLKQDGLTMAQQWMSEQTDFWSSRADALAARLRRKADSR; translated from the coding sequence GTGGTTGAAGATCAAGTTCTGGACCGCGCATATTCGGCCCTGGCCGATCCGACCCGTCGGCGGCTGCTGGAGGCCCTGCGTGAGGGCGACGCCCGGATCAGCGACCTCGCCGCCCCGTTGCCCATGACGTTCGCCGGCGTCTCGCGCCATGTCGGGGTGCTGGAAGCCGCGGGCTTGGTACAGCGCGAGATCCGGGGTCGCGAGCATTGGGTGTCGCTCAAGCAGGACGGGCTGACGATGGCTCAGCAGTGGATGAGTGAGCAAACCGACTTCTGGTCGAGCCGCGCCGATGCACTGGCCGCGCGGTTGCGTCGTAAGGCGGATTCCCGATGA
- the tpx gene encoding thiol peroxidase, whose amino-acid sequence MAQITLKGNPINTVGDLPAVGSPAPNYSLVGTDLGAVSSDQFQGKPVLLNIFPSVDTGICAASVRAFNERAAAGGATVLCVSKDLPFALSRFCGAEGIENVITASTFRDSFGEDFGITMADGPMAGLLGRAVVVVGADGNVAYTELVPEIVQEPNYEAALAALQ is encoded by the coding sequence ATGGCACAGATAACTCTCAAGGGAAACCCCATCAACACGGTCGGAGACCTGCCCGCTGTCGGTAGCCCGGCCCCGAACTACTCGCTCGTCGGCACCGATCTCGGCGCGGTCAGCAGCGATCAGTTCCAGGGCAAGCCAGTGCTGCTGAACATCTTCCCGTCGGTCGACACCGGGATATGCGCCGCCAGCGTGCGTGCCTTCAACGAACGTGCGGCCGCCGGCGGAGCCACGGTCCTGTGCGTGTCGAAGGACCTGCCGTTCGCGCTCAGCCGTTTCTGCGGAGCCGAGGGGATCGAGAACGTCATCACTGCGTCGACGTTCCGTGACAGCTTCGGAGAGGATTTCGGAATCACCATGGCCGACGGCCCGATGGCCGGTCTGCTGGGACGCGCCGTCGTCGTAGTCGGTGCCGACGGCAACGTGGCCTACACCGAACTGGTGCCCGAGATCGTCCAGGAGCCCAACTACGAGGCCGCGCTGGCCGCGTTGCAGTAG